One Falsihalocynthiibacter arcticus DNA segment encodes these proteins:
- the denD gene encoding D-erythronate dehydrogenase — MHVLIIGAAGMVGQKLTNRLAHLAGLSGREITQLTLADVVAPAAPEGFGGAVTLRAADITAPETALSLVAERPDVIFHLAAIVSGEAEEKFDKGYAINLAAFQTLLEAIRAQSTLNAPYVPRLVFTSSIAVFGAPFPDIIDDEFHSTPLTSYGTQKAICELLVNDYSRKGFVDGVGIRLPTVCIRPGKPNLAASGFFSNIMREPLIGLEAVLPVSKDVVHWHASPRSAVGFLIHAAQMDTRLLGARRSMSMPGLAASVGDQIAALDRVAGASAVKLIKSVPDEKIIQIVLGWPRTFAPQRAISLGFQSEKTFDEIIQVHIDDELGGSLP, encoded by the coding sequence ATGCACGTATTGATAATTGGCGCGGCCGGTATGGTCGGGCAAAAACTCACCAATCGATTGGCGCATTTGGCGGGCCTTTCTGGCCGCGAGATAACGCAGTTAACCCTCGCGGATGTGGTGGCGCCCGCGGCACCCGAAGGTTTTGGCGGCGCGGTCACTCTGCGGGCGGCCGATATTACGGCGCCCGAAACCGCGCTTTCCCTTGTCGCGGAGCGTCCCGACGTGATTTTTCATCTTGCGGCCATCGTTTCGGGCGAAGCGGAGGAGAAGTTCGACAAAGGATACGCCATCAATCTTGCAGCGTTTCAAACCCTCCTTGAGGCCATCCGCGCGCAAAGCACACTGAACGCCCCCTACGTCCCCCGCCTAGTATTCACCTCCTCTATCGCCGTATTCGGCGCGCCTTTTCCAGATATCATCGATGACGAATTTCACTCGACCCCGCTTACAAGTTACGGCACGCAAAAGGCCATTTGCGAACTTCTGGTTAATGACTATTCCCGCAAGGGTTTTGTCGATGGCGTGGGTATCCGCCTCCCTACGGTCTGTATTCGCCCCGGAAAACCCAACCTCGCAGCCTCAGGTTTCTTTTCCAATATTATGCGTGAGCCGTTGATCGGGTTAGAGGCTGTTTTGCCCGTTTCCAAAGACGTGGTGCATTGGCATGCAAGTCCGCGCTCGGCCGTTGGCTTCTTAATTCATGCCGCACAAATGGACACGCGCCTGCTTGGGGCGCGTCGTTCTATGTCGATGCCGGGATTGGCAGCAAGCGTTGGCGACCAAATTGCAGCGCTTGACCGCGTGGCAGGAGCGTCAGCGGTCAAGTTAATAAAATCTGTGCCCGACGAAAAAATCATTCAAATTGTGCTAGGATGGCCTCGGACCTTTGCGCCCCAAAGGGCTATTTCCCTCGGGTTTCAATCTGAGAAAACTTTTGACGAAATTATCCAAGTTCATATCGACGACGAACTGGGAGGCTCCCTGCCTTAA
- a CDS encoding SDR family oxidoreductase, with translation MSHKFSFQNKTILVTGATRGIGRALTDLLIARGATVLAVARDEPELERLAQEHLDRVFVLAADLQDPEMVRAVANWVTAEHPDCAGLINNAAIMEHTDLFATERTSLATFQREIAINLTAPIGLCNALLPLLSAQSNACIVNVTSGLAISPKASAPVYCATKAGLGSFTKTLRYQCEDAKTRILVSEAVMALVDTGLSRGDPLKKMRPIDAAEEVLEGVEKGKKRIWVERTKMLRILQRLAPSVADRILRNG, from the coding sequence ATGTCTCACAAATTTTCATTTCAAAACAAAACGATCCTTGTAACAGGCGCGACGCGCGGCATCGGGCGCGCATTGACGGACCTGCTGATTGCGCGGGGCGCGACTGTACTTGCTGTTGCGCGCGATGAGCCCGAACTCGAACGTTTGGCCCAAGAGCATCTCGATAGAGTTTTCGTCCTTGCCGCTGACCTCCAAGACCCAGAAATGGTGCGAGCCGTGGCAAATTGGGTCACGGCCGAACACCCAGATTGCGCAGGCCTGATCAATAACGCCGCGATCATGGAACATACCGATTTATTTGCCACAGAGCGCACGTCCCTTGCCACATTTCAACGTGAAATCGCCATCAATCTCACCGCACCCATCGGGTTATGCAACGCCCTTCTGCCGCTCTTAAGCGCGCAGTCAAACGCCTGTATCGTCAATGTGACATCTGGCTTGGCAATTTCACCCAAAGCCTCTGCACCAGTCTATTGTGCAACGAAAGCGGGCTTGGGTAGTTTCACCAAAACCCTTCGATATCAATGCGAAGATGCGAAAACCCGTATTCTTGTCAGCGAGGCCGTCATGGCCCTTGTCGACACGGGTCTCTCTCGCGGTGACCCACTCAAAAAAATGCGCCCTATTGATGCTGCAGAGGAAGTTTTAGAAGGGGTCGAAAAGGGTAAGAAACGCATTTGGGTCGAACGCACCAAAATGCTCCGGATCCTCCAGCGCCTTGCACCAAGTGTTGCAGACCGAATTTTGCGCAATGGTTAA
- a CDS encoding TetR/AcrR family transcriptional regulator: protein MAKTSLQLTPKKIPIQTRSKATVEVILQATAHILESGGLAILTTNLIAERAGVSVGSVYQYFPSKEAILIELVRRMRQDLCEDLEEARDSIRGLGLREAVEKMVRASAAHHIRAPRRVEVLEYAELELPMTTEIEALKRRSLSAVLFVLDRYDIIDAPTAAFDLSAMCKGVIGAQAQIGCKDFEPVIRRLTDAVCGYLLGAPDERNS, encoded by the coding sequence ATGGCTAAAACATCACTGCAGCTGACCCCCAAGAAAATACCGATTCAAACGCGCTCGAAAGCGACTGTTGAAGTGATTCTGCAAGCGACGGCTCATATTTTGGAAAGCGGTGGCCTGGCGATTCTTACCACGAATTTGATTGCCGAGAGGGCGGGGGTGAGTGTGGGGTCGGTCTATCAGTATTTCCCCTCCAAGGAGGCGATACTGATAGAATTGGTGCGACGAATGCGCCAAGATCTGTGTGAAGACCTTGAGGAAGCAAGAGACTCGATTAGAGGGCTTGGCTTGCGGGAAGCGGTCGAAAAGATGGTGCGGGCCAGCGCTGCGCACCATATCCGCGCTCCAAGACGCGTGGAGGTTTTGGAATATGCGGAACTCGAGTTACCGATGACGACGGAAATCGAGGCTTTAAAACGTCGTTCCCTTTCTGCGGTTCTTTTTGTCCTCGATCGTTACGACATCATAGATGCGCCGACTGCTGCCTTTGATTTAAGCGCAATGTGCAAAGGGGTTATTGGCGCGCAGGCCCAGATCGGGTGCAAAGATTTTGAACCGGTGATCCGGCGCCTCACCGATGCCGTTTGTGGCTACCTTTTGGGAGCGCCGGACGAGAGAAATTCGTAA
- a CDS encoding threonine ammonia-lyase: MSYPDLPDIKTAAESLRGQIIRTPSVRLSPDRIAGLPADAQVTMKMELFQETGTFKARGVLLAIAAMDPTARAAGVVAVSGGNHALAVAWGARKSGISAKVIMPKATDSARIEGCIALGAEVELAEDITAAFARMDMLSAAGATPLHPFESPYMTLGAATIGLEILTDTPDLDALVIPVGGGGLISGLALAAKLIHPNIRIYGVEPVGANSMTRSLEIGSPQRLDKVNTIADSLGSPLAMPYSFGLAQRYVDQMVEVEDDEMTRAMTVLFDGLKIVAEPACAATTAAITGPLKSELAGKNIGIIACGSNIGAKRFYEFLSSGAPKR; the protein is encoded by the coding sequence ATGAGCTATCCAGACCTTCCCGATATTAAGACAGCGGCCGAATCCTTGCGTGGACAAATCATTCGGACACCTTCGGTAAGGCTGAGTCCTGACCGTATTGCTGGTCTTCCCGCTGATGCTCAAGTGACTATGAAAATGGAACTGTTTCAAGAAACAGGAACCTTCAAAGCGCGCGGTGTTCTGTTGGCGATTGCTGCAATGGACCCCACCGCGCGCGCGGCAGGCGTTGTCGCAGTCAGCGGGGGCAATCACGCGTTGGCCGTTGCTTGGGGGGCAAGAAAATCCGGTATTTCGGCTAAGGTCATCATGCCCAAGGCAACAGATTCCGCGCGCATTGAAGGCTGTATTGCGCTTGGGGCCGAAGTTGAGTTGGCCGAAGACATCACCGCAGCCTTCGCACGGATGGACATGCTTTCAGCCGCGGGCGCAACGCCCCTCCACCCGTTTGAAAGTCCCTATATGACTCTGGGTGCGGCAACCATTGGCCTTGAGATATTAACGGACACGCCCGATTTGGACGCTTTGGTCATTCCCGTCGGAGGCGGTGGTTTAATAAGTGGGCTCGCTCTCGCGGCGAAACTTATTCATCCAAACATTCGCATCTACGGCGTCGAACCCGTTGGGGCAAACAGCATGACTCGGTCGCTCGAAATAGGGAGCCCCCAGCGATTGGACAAGGTTAACACCATCGCGGACAGTTTGGGCTCCCCCCTCGCCATGCCTTATTCCTTTGGTCTTGCGCAACGATATGTGGATCAGATGGTCGAGGTCGAAGACGACGAGATGACACGGGCGATGACTGTGCTTTTCGATGGCCTCAAGATCGTCGCGGAACCTGCGTGTGCCGCGACGACGGCTGCGATCACCGGGCCGCTCAAGAGCGAACTTGCCGGTAAAAATATCGGAATTATTGCTTGTGGGTCCAACATAGGAGCGAAACGTTTTTACGAATTTCTCTCGTCCGGCGCTCCCAAAAGGTAG
- a CDS encoding sulfotransferase family protein: MGFPGTWMTESESVVYRVVPKCACSTIGQIMYYSDHGTFFDGDIHDSKAGLHKWAIEASQPIIERNVTGHESYAFTCVRNPYTRILSSFFDKICGIQRNGKRYRGNLVPLLVQKYGIEVGDPETGFEFDQVKSFRRFLLFARDSIRWRRPMDPDIHWSAMSGHVSTFINNGGKYNKIIFTERFNEGMQEVLNAIETPHAVDLSQIPRFNESEGHGPKRLHPVEDYFDDLSMHLVYEIYKRDFRLFQYDFENPANKMPLQPVDLDEVHAKLGEK, from the coding sequence ATGGGCTTTCCCGGCACTTGGATGACCGAGAGTGAAAGCGTGGTATACCGCGTTGTTCCGAAATGCGCCTGCTCGACCATCGGGCAGATCATGTATTACTCCGATCATGGCACTTTTTTTGATGGCGACATTCACGACTCAAAAGCGGGGCTGCATAAATGGGCCATTGAAGCCAGCCAGCCCATTATAGAGCGCAACGTGACAGGCCACGAAAGTTACGCTTTCACCTGTGTCCGCAACCCCTACACCCGTATTCTAAGCTCCTTTTTCGATAAAATTTGCGGCATTCAACGCAATGGAAAACGGTATCGTGGCAATCTGGTACCTTTGTTGGTTCAGAAATACGGGATCGAAGTTGGCGATCCGGAAACAGGATTCGAATTTGATCAAGTAAAGAGCTTTCGCCGATTCCTTTTGTTTGCCCGCGACAGCATTCGTTGGCGCCGTCCGATGGACCCAGACATCCATTGGTCCGCCATGTCGGGGCATGTTTCGACGTTTATTAACAACGGTGGAAAGTATAACAAAATTATCTTCACCGAACGTTTTAATGAGGGAATGCAAGAGGTTTTGAACGCGATTGAGACACCTCATGCGGTGGACCTCTCCCAAATTCCGCGCTTCAACGAAAGTGAAGGCCACGGGCCAAAACGCCTGCATCCCGTTGAAGATTACTTCGACGATCTGTCCATGCATCTCGTTTATGAAATTTACAAACGTGATTTCCGCCTTTTTCAATATGACTTTGAAAATCCCGCCAACAAGATGCCGCTGCAGCCTGTCGATCTTGATGAAGTCCACGCGAAACTTGGTGAGAAATGA